Proteins encoded in a region of the Mycobacterium branderi genome:
- a CDS encoding N-acyl-D-amino-acid deacylase family protein encodes MTYDVIVRDGLWFDGTGAPPQVRNLGIRDGVVSVVSAGQLDETGCGEVIDAAGKWVVPGFIDVHTHYDAEVLLDPGLRESVRHGVTTVLLGNCSLSTVYASSEDAADLFSRVEAVPRKFVLGALQAKKTWSGPAEYVRALDELPLGPNVGSLLGHSDLRTAVLGLGRATDDRIRPSDAELDRMAALLDEALDAGLLGMSGMDAAIDKLDGDRYRSRALPSTFATWRERRKLIGVLRRRGRILQSAPDVDKILSGVLFFLASSRMFGRRKGVRMSLLVSADSKSMPGSATIFGPLTRLLNAVLSSSVRFQHLPVPFEVYSDGIDLPVFEEFGAGTAALHLRDQLERNQLLADTQYRRKFRREFDRRKLGASLWHRDFHDAVIVECPDESLIGKSFGTIADERGLHPLDAFLDVLIDNGERNVRWTTVLANHRPKQLDKLAAEPSVHMGFSDAGAHLRNMAFYNYPVRLLKRTLDASRAGAPFLSVERAVYRLTAEVADWFGLDAGTLREGDRADFAVIDPAGLDEAVDGYYEEEVPFYGGLRRMVNRNDAAVVATGVGGVVVFRDGRFRDGYGSTVKSGRFVRAGAQQLQRV; translated from the coding sequence ATGACCTATGACGTGATCGTCCGCGACGGTTTGTGGTTCGACGGGACCGGCGCCCCGCCCCAAGTCCGCAATCTGGGGATTCGCGATGGCGTCGTATCCGTGGTGTCCGCCGGGCAGCTCGACGAGACCGGCTGCGGCGAGGTGATCGACGCGGCCGGCAAGTGGGTGGTCCCCGGCTTCATCGACGTGCACACCCACTACGACGCGGAGGTGCTGCTGGATCCCGGGCTGCGGGAATCGGTGCGGCACGGGGTCACCACGGTGCTGTTGGGCAACTGCTCGCTGTCGACGGTCTACGCCAGCTCCGAGGACGCCGCCGACCTGTTCAGCCGGGTGGAAGCGGTGCCGCGGAAGTTCGTCCTCGGCGCGCTGCAAGCCAAGAAGACGTGGTCGGGGCCGGCCGAGTACGTCCGCGCACTCGACGAACTACCGCTGGGCCCCAATGTCGGCTCGCTGCTTGGGCATTCGGATCTGCGCACCGCGGTGCTCGGGCTGGGCCGAGCCACCGACGACCGCATCAGGCCGAGCGACGCCGAGCTGGACCGCATGGCGGCCCTGCTCGACGAGGCGCTCGACGCCGGTCTTTTGGGCATGTCCGGGATGGATGCGGCGATCGACAAACTCGACGGCGACCGCTACCGCTCGCGGGCGCTGCCGTCGACGTTTGCGACCTGGCGAGAACGGCGCAAGCTGATCGGCGTGCTGCGCCGGCGCGGCCGGATTCTGCAGAGTGCACCGGACGTCGACAAGATACTGTCGGGCGTGCTGTTCTTCTTGGCCAGCAGCCGAATGTTCGGGAGGCGCAAGGGTGTTCGGATGAGCCTGCTCGTCTCGGCGGATTCCAAGTCGATGCCGGGCTCGGCAACGATCTTCGGCCCGCTCACCCGGCTGCTCAACGCCGTGCTGAGCTCCAGCGTGCGGTTCCAGCACCTTCCGGTGCCGTTCGAGGTGTACTCCGACGGGATCGACTTACCGGTCTTCGAGGAGTTCGGCGCGGGCACCGCGGCGCTGCATCTGCGTGATCAACTGGAGCGCAACCAGCTGCTCGCCGACACCCAATACCGTCGCAAGTTCCGCCGCGAGTTCGACCGCCGCAAGCTCGGAGCGTCGTTGTGGCACCGGGACTTTCACGACGCCGTGATCGTCGAATGCCCGGACGAGTCACTGATCGGCAAGAGCTTCGGGACAATCGCCGACGAGCGCGGGCTGCATCCGCTCGACGCGTTCCTCGACGTGTTGATCGACAACGGCGAGCGCAACGTGCGCTGGACCACTGTGCTGGCCAACCACCGCCCCAAGCAGCTCGACAAGCTGGCCGCCGAACCCAGTGTGCACATGGGGTTTTCGGACGCTGGGGCCCATCTGCGCAACATGGCCTTCTACAACTACCCGGTGCGGCTGCTCAAGCGCACGCTGGACGCCAGCCGCGCCGGTGCGCCCTTCCTCAGCGTGGAACGCGCCGTATACCGGCTGACCGCCGAGGTGGCAGACTGGTTCGGCCTCGACGCGGGCACGTTACGCGAGGGCGACCGTGCGGATTTCGCGGTGATCGACCCGGCCGGTCTCGACGAAGCCGTGGACGGCTACTACGAGGAAGAGGTGCCGTTCTACGGTGGGCTGCGCCGCATGGTGAACCGCAACGACGCCGCCGTCGTCGCCACCGGGGTCGGTGGTGTTGTGGTGTTCCGCGACGGGCGATTTCGCGACGGCTACGGCAGCACGGTCAAATCGGGGCGTTTCGTGCGGGCAGGCGCGCAGCAGCTGCAGCGGGTCTGA
- a CDS encoding serine/threonine-protein kinase, which produces MSLTAGTTFAGYTILRMLGFGGLGEVYLAQHSTLTRYDALKVLPAALTADTEFRERFTRETEAATTLYHPHIVDVHERGEFDGRLWIAMDYVDGINAAQLVAERHPAGMPAGDVLAIVAAVASALDYAHRRGLLHRAVKPSNILLTNPLAGGQRILLTDFGITRHTGQPGYSAPEQLMSADIDDRADQYGLAATAYHLFTGAPPDQGSASPRLGARRPELAPLDDVLARALAKNPRDRFGRCSDFAAALIERAGGWTGERSPEAALAVVDYPEDAEPETDVAPARPSRPWLLLGAAAVAAVLLLTGLLAGFLIGRKNNPTVTEAGPSSTARVPAAVPTTSTASAMPAPDQLLDGTYQVDINRSQQTFNDNPDPQPPDVSTWWAFRSWCTAAGCIATGIQLDDNDHRTASNPGGTLMLDFRQGAWQSRAETLRFPCIGPKGAADNETTTQVLSLQPQVHGPLRGVMTVTVETNECGQQGGRITIPAVAGRVSAVPPDVTVPGPGPATGNPAPSTTTSAAPSAESPAAPGPTPGR; this is translated from the coding sequence ATGTCGTTGACCGCCGGCACGACGTTTGCTGGCTACACCATCCTTCGGATGCTGGGCTTCGGCGGGCTGGGCGAGGTGTATCTGGCGCAGCACTCCACACTGACCCGCTACGACGCTCTCAAGGTCCTCCCCGCGGCACTCACCGCCGACACCGAATTCCGCGAGAGGTTCACCCGCGAGACCGAGGCGGCGACGACGTTGTACCACCCGCACATCGTCGACGTGCACGAGCGCGGCGAGTTCGACGGCCGGCTGTGGATCGCGATGGATTACGTCGACGGGATCAACGCGGCTCAGCTGGTCGCCGAGCGGCATCCTGCCGGCATGCCCGCCGGTGACGTGCTCGCCATCGTCGCGGCCGTCGCGAGCGCGCTCGACTACGCCCACCGGCGCGGACTCCTGCACCGCGCCGTCAAACCCAGCAACATCCTGCTCACCAACCCGCTGGCTGGTGGACAGCGAATCCTGTTGACTGACTTCGGGATAACGCGACACACCGGTCAGCCGGGTTACTCGGCGCCGGAACAACTGATGAGCGCCGACATCGACGACCGCGCCGATCAATACGGGTTGGCGGCCACCGCCTACCACCTGTTCACCGGTGCGCCGCCGGACCAGGGGAGCGCGTCGCCACGGCTCGGCGCGCGGCGCCCCGAGCTTGCGCCGCTCGACGACGTATTGGCCAGGGCTTTGGCCAAGAACCCCCGGGACCGATTCGGGCGGTGCAGCGACTTCGCCGCGGCGCTCATCGAGCGGGCCGGGGGCTGGACCGGTGAGCGCAGCCCCGAGGCCGCCCTGGCCGTCGTCGACTACCCCGAGGATGCCGAGCCCGAAACAGACGTCGCGCCGGCCAGACCGAGCCGGCCGTGGCTTTTGCTGGGGGCGGCGGCCGTTGCGGCGGTGTTGTTGCTGACGGGGCTGCTCGCCGGCTTCCTGATCGGCCGCAAGAACAACCCGACCGTCACTGAGGCCGGCCCGTCGAGCACCGCGCGGGTTCCGGCCGCGGTCCCCACCACGTCCACCGCCTCCGCCATGCCTGCTCCGGACCAGCTGCTCGACGGCACCTATCAGGTGGACATCAACCGCTCACAGCAGACGTTCAACGACAACCCCGACCCGCAACCGCCCGACGTATCGACATGGTGGGCGTTTCGTTCCTGGTGCACCGCGGCCGGATGCATTGCCACCGGCATACAGCTCGACGACAACGACCACCGCACGGCGAGCAATCCCGGCGGCACGCTCATGCTGGACTTCCGCCAGGGCGCTTGGCAATCGCGAGCCGAAACGCTGCGGTTTCCCTGTATCGGGCCGAAGGGAGCCGCGGACAACGAGACCACGACGCAGGTGTTGTCGTTGCAGCCGCAGGTTCACGGGCCGCTGCGCGGCGTGATGACGGTGACCGTCGAAACCAACGAGTGCGGCCAGCAGGGCGGTCGGATCACGATTCCGGCGGTGGCCGGACGGGTCAGTGCGGTGCCGCCCGACGTCACCGTCCCCGGCCCAGGGCCGGCCACCGGCAACCCGGCTCCGTCCACGACCACGTCTGCCGCGCCGTCGGCCGAAAGCCCCGCCGCGCCGGGGCCGACGCCGGGCCGCTGA
- a CDS encoding metal-dependent hydrolase family protein yields the protein MRLHVRGNRLPDDEPVQWWIVDGTLSAEPVAGAETVFDKGWILPGLVDAHCHVGVGPGGAVELDEAIRQAETERDAAALLLRDCGSPIDTRSLDDRDDLPRIIRAGRHLAKPKRYIPGLPIDLDDESQLPAAVAEQARRGDGWVKLVGDWIDRDAGDLAPLWSDEVLKTAIDTAHAHGARVTAHVFGEDALPGLITAGIDCIEHGYGLTDDTIALMVEHGTALVPTLINIENFPGIADKASRYPVYADHMRELYARGRQRVGAARDAGVPIYAGTDAGGGITHGRIADEVDALKGIGMSPTEALGAACWDARRWLGRPALDHGASADLLCYNDDPRHGAAVLNRPDVVILRGRVF from the coding sequence ATGCGGCTTCATGTCCGCGGCAATCGACTGCCCGACGACGAACCGGTGCAGTGGTGGATCGTCGACGGCACGCTCAGCGCCGAACCGGTCGCGGGCGCCGAAACCGTTTTCGACAAAGGCTGGATCCTGCCCGGGCTCGTCGACGCGCACTGTCACGTCGGCGTCGGACCGGGCGGGGCCGTCGAGCTCGACGAGGCGATCCGGCAGGCCGAGACCGAACGCGACGCCGCGGCGCTGCTGCTGCGCGACTGCGGTTCACCGATCGACACGCGCAGCCTCGACGATCGTGACGATCTGCCCCGGATCATCCGCGCCGGACGGCATCTGGCGAAGCCGAAACGCTATATCCCCGGGTTGCCGATCGACCTCGACGACGAGTCGCAGCTGCCCGCCGCGGTGGCCGAACAGGCCCGCCGCGGCGACGGCTGGGTCAAGCTGGTCGGCGACTGGATCGACCGGGACGCAGGCGATCTGGCCCCGCTGTGGTCCGACGAGGTGCTCAAGACCGCGATCGACACCGCGCACGCTCACGGCGCCCGCGTCACCGCGCACGTCTTCGGTGAGGACGCGCTGCCCGGGTTGATCACCGCCGGGATCGACTGCATCGAGCACGGCTACGGGCTCACCGACGACACGATCGCGCTGATGGTCGAGCACGGCACGGCCCTGGTGCCCACGCTGATCAACATCGAGAACTTTCCGGGCATCGCCGATAAGGCCTCGCGCTACCCGGTTTACGCCGACCACATGCGCGAACTGTATGCCCGCGGCCGCCAGCGGGTTGGCGCTGCACGCGACGCCGGCGTGCCGATCTACGCCGGCACCGACGCCGGCGGCGGCATCACGCACGGGCGCATCGCCGACGAGGTCGACGCGCTCAAGGGCATCGGGATGAGCCCGACGGAGGCGCTCGGAGCGGCGTGCTGGGACGCCCGGCGCTGGCTGGGCCGGCCGGCTCTGGACCATGGCGCTTCGGCAGATCTGTTGTGCTACAACGACGATCCGCGTCATGGCGCGGCCGTACTCAACCGGCCGGACGTGGTCATCCTGCGCGGCCGGGTGTTCTGA
- the ffh gene encoding signal recognition particle protein: MFESLSDRLTGALQGLRGKGRLTEADIDATTREIRLALLEADVSLPVVRAFVSRIKERAKGAEVSGALNPAQQVVKIVNEELIGILGGETRQLRFAKTPPTVIMLAGLQGSGKTTLAGKLATWLRGQGHTPLLVACDLQRPAAVNQLQVVGERAGVPVFAPHPGASPEAGPGDPVAVAAQGLAEARAKHFDVVIVDTAGRLGIDEEMMAQAAAIRSAIDPDEVLFVLDAMIGQDAVTTAEAFREGVGFTGVVLTKLDGDARGGAALSVREVTGVPILFASTGEKLEDFDVFHPDRMSSRILGMGDVLSLIEQAEQVFDAQQAEAAAVKIGTGELTLEDFLEQMLAIRKMGPIGNLLGMLPGAGQMKEALAAVDDKQLDRLQAIIRGMTPEERADPKIINASRRLRIANGSGVTVSEVNQLVDRFFEARKMMSSMVGGMGIPGLGRKSATRKAKGGKGKKGKKRGPTPPKRSPLNLPAGFPDLSQMPAGLDELPPGLADLDLSKLNFPGKK; this comes from the coding sequence GTGTTTGAATCGCTGTCCGACCGGCTGACCGGCGCCCTGCAGGGGCTGCGCGGCAAGGGCCGGCTGACCGAGGCCGACATCGACGCCACCACTCGCGAAATCCGGTTGGCGCTGCTGGAAGCCGACGTCTCGCTGCCGGTGGTGCGGGCCTTCGTCAGCCGGATCAAGGAACGCGCCAAGGGCGCCGAGGTGTCCGGTGCCCTCAACCCTGCGCAGCAGGTCGTCAAGATCGTCAACGAAGAACTCATCGGGATCCTGGGCGGCGAGACCCGCCAGCTGAGGTTCGCCAAGACGCCGCCGACCGTCATCATGCTCGCGGGTCTGCAGGGCTCCGGTAAGACCACGCTGGCCGGCAAGCTGGCTACCTGGCTGCGCGGTCAAGGCCACACCCCGCTGTTGGTCGCCTGCGACCTACAGCGGCCGGCGGCCGTGAACCAGCTGCAAGTCGTCGGTGAGCGGGCCGGGGTTCCGGTGTTCGCGCCGCACCCGGGCGCATCGCCGGAAGCCGGGCCCGGCGACCCCGTCGCGGTGGCAGCCCAAGGCCTCGCCGAGGCACGGGCCAAGCACTTCGACGTCGTCATCGTCGACACCGCCGGGCGGCTGGGTATCGACGAGGAGATGATGGCCCAGGCCGCCGCCATCCGCTCGGCCATCGATCCCGACGAGGTGCTGTTCGTCCTCGACGCGATGATCGGTCAGGACGCCGTCACCACCGCCGAGGCGTTCCGTGAGGGTGTCGGCTTCACCGGCGTGGTGCTGACCAAGCTCGACGGCGACGCACGCGGCGGCGCCGCGCTGTCGGTCCGCGAAGTAACCGGTGTCCCAATACTTTTCGCCTCCACTGGGGAGAAGCTCGAGGACTTCGACGTCTTCCACCCGGACCGGATGTCCAGCCGCATCCTGGGCATGGGCGACGTGCTGAGCCTGATCGAGCAGGCCGAGCAGGTCTTCGACGCGCAACAGGCTGAGGCCGCCGCGGTCAAGATCGGGACCGGCGAGCTGACGCTGGAGGACTTCCTCGAGCAGATGCTGGCCATCCGCAAGATGGGCCCGATCGGCAACCTGCTGGGCATGCTGCCCGGCGCGGGCCAGATGAAGGAGGCGCTGGCCGCCGTCGACGACAAACAACTCGACCGGCTGCAGGCGATCATCCGCGGAATGACGCCAGAGGAACGCGCGGACCCGAAGATCATCAACGCCTCGCGCCGGCTGCGGATCGCCAACGGCTCCGGGGTGACCGTTTCGGAGGTCAACCAGCTGGTCGACCGCTTCTTCGAGGCCCGCAAGATGATGTCGTCGATGGTCGGCGGCATGGGCATACCCGGGCTGGGCCGCAAATCTGCGACGCGAAAAGCCAAGGGTGGCAAGGGTAAAAAGGGCAAGAAGCGCGGCCCGACACCGCCGAAGCGCAGCCCGCTCAATCTGCCGGCCGGCTTTCCCGACCTGTCACAGATGCCGGCCGGTCTCGACGAGTTGCCGCCCGGCCTCGCCGATCTCGACCTGTCCAAGCTGAACTTCCCCGGCAAGAAATAG
- a CDS encoding class I SAM-dependent methyltransferase yields the protein MNDDPRSDAVGRQYQRWSYPPPIRDLAEWTAGHWEWFDPVHAHRVLWPDREYKPDLDILIAGCGTNQAAVFAYTNPHAKVLAVDISESSLEHQQYLKDKHGLSNLDLRLMPIEELPTLGCDFDLVVSTGVLHHMADPLTGMKAIGACLRRDGAMAVMLYAKYGRLGIDLLESVFRDLGLVQDDASVQIVKDTLSLLPADHPAQSYLKLARDLQSDAAFVDTFLHGRARSYTVEECIALVASAGLEFQGWFHKTPYYPHDLLVERSGFHAIVDALPEDRIWSVMERLQTSNGCHFFIACRPDRPQESYCIDFRTAAALDYIPLLRTRCGFSGSDIFWPGARMRLNPIQSAFVQYVDGRRTVREIAECVAKSDLGQAAGIDHENFGRKLFQSLWRLDFVAMALA from the coding sequence GTGAACGATGACCCGCGCTCCGATGCGGTCGGCCGTCAATACCAGCGGTGGAGCTACCCGCCTCCGATCCGGGACCTCGCGGAGTGGACGGCCGGCCACTGGGAGTGGTTCGACCCGGTGCACGCTCACCGCGTGTTATGGCCCGACCGTGAATACAAACCCGATCTCGACATCTTGATCGCGGGTTGTGGCACTAATCAGGCGGCGGTTTTTGCCTACACCAATCCGCATGCGAAGGTACTGGCGGTCGACATCAGCGAGTCCTCGCTGGAGCACCAGCAATATCTGAAAGACAAGCACGGACTGTCAAACCTGGATTTGCGTCTGATGCCGATCGAAGAATTGCCGACATTGGGCTGCGATTTCGATCTGGTGGTATCGACCGGCGTATTACATCACATGGCGGATCCGCTTACCGGCATGAAGGCGATCGGCGCCTGCTTGCGCCGGGATGGTGCTATGGCTGTCATGCTCTATGCAAAGTACGGCAGGCTCGGTATTGATTTGCTGGAATCGGTCTTTCGGGACTTGGGACTGGTTCAGGATGATGCGTCAGTCCAAATAGTCAAGGACACGCTTTCATTGCTGCCAGCGGATCATCCCGCCCAAAGCTATCTCAAGCTAGCACGAGACCTGCAGTCCGACGCCGCCTTCGTCGACACGTTCCTGCACGGTAGAGCCCGTAGTTATACCGTCGAAGAATGTATCGCCCTAGTGGCGTCAGCAGGTCTGGAGTTTCAGGGCTGGTTCCACAAGACGCCGTATTACCCGCACGACTTGCTGGTTGAAAGAAGCGGATTCCACGCGATTGTAGATGCGTTGCCCGAGGATCGGATCTGGTCGGTCATGGAGCGCCTGCAGACGTCAAATGGTTGCCATTTTTTCATCGCTTGTAGGCCCGACCGGCCGCAAGAAAGTTACTGCATCGACTTCAGGACTGCCGCGGCGCTCGATTACATTCCGCTGCTTCGCACTCGGTGCGGCTTCTCCGGCAGTGATATTTTTTGGCCCGGGGCCCGAATGCGTCTGAATCCAATCCAGTCGGCGTTTGTGCAGTACGTCGACGGGCGTCGCACGGTTCGAGAAATTGCCGAATGCGTGGCGAAGAGTGATTTGGGCCAAGCCGCTGGCATCGACCACGAGAACTTCGGCCGGAAGTTATTCCAGTCGCTGTGGCGACTCGATTTTGTCGCCATGGCACTTGCTTAG
- a CDS encoding PPE family protein, SVP subgroup, whose translation MAFVKTVPEAIAAAAAQLEGIGNSFSAESAAAAPPTTAILPPASDEVSLLQAGVFSTYGQLYQSVSAQAQAVHQQFVNLLGTSAGSYGETEAANQVAAASTPLQGLGSLFGASSAAPTQSTGLGDIFENLANMLGSSSNPFNSNIANLANIQVGNWASAASDLIGMGGGGLLTALPEEAAADIGGVAAGLDGAVTPVATGGVGGLAGAPAVLAGVGQASAVGGLSVPPSWAAGVPGASTPVTFAAQNWTTAAPHAGTVTTMPAGMPSVASAGRGGYGFGAPRYGVKPKVMPAMPKPTVT comes from the coding sequence ATGGCCTTCGTGAAGACGGTGCCTGAAGCGATCGCCGCGGCCGCAGCCCAGCTCGAGGGCATCGGCAACTCGTTTTCCGCCGAGAGCGCGGCCGCAGCGCCTCCCACCACTGCCATCCTGCCGCCGGCCTCGGACGAGGTGTCGTTGCTGCAGGCGGGCGTGTTCTCCACCTACGGCCAGCTCTACCAGTCGGTCAGCGCGCAAGCGCAGGCTGTTCACCAGCAGTTCGTCAACCTGCTGGGAACCAGCGCCGGCTCGTACGGCGAAACCGAGGCGGCCAACCAGGTCGCGGCCGCCTCGACACCGCTGCAGGGACTGGGATCGCTGTTCGGAGCGTCGTCGGCGGCCCCGACCCAGTCGACCGGGCTCGGCGACATCTTCGAAAACCTCGCCAACATGCTTGGTTCGTCGTCGAACCCGTTCAACAGCAACATCGCCAACCTTGCCAACATCCAGGTCGGTAACTGGGCGTCGGCTGCGTCGGACCTGATCGGTATGGGCGGCGGCGGACTTCTCACCGCGCTACCCGAGGAAGCCGCCGCGGACATCGGCGGCGTGGCGGCCGGCCTGGACGGAGCCGTCACTCCGGTGGCCACCGGCGGAGTGGGTGGCCTCGCCGGTGCGCCGGCCGTGCTGGCCGGGGTCGGCCAGGCCTCGGCGGTCGGCGGTCTGTCCGTGCCGCCCAGCTGGGCAGCCGGAGTGCCGGGAGCGAGCACACCGGTGACATTTGCGGCTCAGAACTGGACCACGGCCGCGCCCCACGCGGGGACGGTGACCACCATGCCGGCCGGCATGCCGTCGGTCGCCTCGGCCGGTCGCGGCGGCTACGGCTTCGGGGCACCCCGCTACGGCGTCAAACCCAAGGTCATGCCGGCAATGCCCAAACCGACGGTGACGTAA
- a CDS encoding PPE family protein → MFFDFAARPPEVNSALMYAGAGAGPLMAAASAFSSLSSELSSNAASYEAVISQLVGSEWLGPSSASMAAAAQPYIAWLNTTSGQLQEAASKAMASAAAYETAFMATIPPPVIAANRAQLAALVATNILGQNTPAIMANEAMYAEFWAQDAAALYGYAATSAVNAQVSPLTPPAQNTNLAGGSLQGAAVANAVNSNATSTGLSGLLSNLTNTQGALANPLSAVTSNASSGTSIWQGLNDLLGVPMVSNSINSADVTASWCAMMTISAAATLGHFVANAPAGVTVGEVTPVGAGVGMGMTLAGSAGPAAGGFGAPTVLAGMGSASSIGSGLSVPASWSAATPAGTGATLAGTGWTAAAEEAGEVTALPAGMPSVASAGRGGYGFGAPRYGVKPTVMPKQVLV, encoded by the coding sequence ATGTTCTTTGATTTCGCAGCGCGACCGCCAGAGGTCAACTCCGCGCTCATGTACGCGGGGGCCGGGGCCGGCCCGCTGATGGCCGCCGCGTCAGCGTTCAGCAGCCTGAGCTCGGAATTGAGCTCGAACGCGGCGTCCTACGAAGCGGTGATCTCCCAGCTCGTCGGCTCGGAGTGGCTTGGACCGTCATCGGCGTCGATGGCCGCCGCGGCCCAGCCCTACATCGCCTGGCTGAACACCACCTCCGGGCAGCTGCAGGAAGCGGCCTCCAAGGCCATGGCGTCGGCGGCAGCCTACGAGACGGCGTTCATGGCCACCATTCCGCCACCCGTGATCGCCGCCAACAGGGCGCAGCTGGCGGCCCTCGTCGCGACGAACATCCTGGGCCAGAACACGCCGGCGATCATGGCGAACGAGGCGATGTACGCAGAGTTCTGGGCGCAAGACGCCGCCGCCCTGTACGGCTACGCGGCCACCTCAGCGGTGAATGCGCAGGTGTCTCCGCTGACACCGCCGGCCCAGAACACCAACCTGGCCGGAGGGAGTCTGCAGGGAGCCGCGGTGGCCAACGCCGTCAACAGCAACGCGACGTCGACCGGCCTGAGTGGGCTGCTCAGCAACCTCACCAACACCCAGGGGGCGCTCGCCAACCCGCTCAGTGCGGTGACGTCGAACGCGAGCTCCGGAACGTCGATTTGGCAGGGTCTCAACGACCTCCTCGGCGTCCCGATGGTGTCGAACTCCATCAACTCCGCAGATGTCACAGCGTCGTGGTGCGCGATGATGACCATCTCTGCCGCCGCGACCCTGGGCCACTTCGTGGCCAACGCGCCGGCGGGTGTCACGGTCGGCGAAGTCACGCCCGTCGGGGCCGGCGTGGGCATGGGCATGACGCTCGCAGGTTCGGCGGGTCCTGCTGCCGGCGGTTTCGGAGCGCCGACGGTGCTGGCGGGAATGGGCTCGGCGTCCTCGATCGGCAGCGGACTGTCGGTGCCGGCCAGCTGGTCCGCGGCAACCCCCGCCGGCACCGGCGCCACGCTGGCGGGCACAGGCTGGACGGCGGCCGCCGAAGAGGCGGGCGAGGTGACGGCTCTGCCGGCCGGCATGCCGTCGGTGGCCTCGGCCGGTCGCGGCGGCTACGGCTTCGGGGCACCGCGCTACGGTGTCAAGCCCACGGTGATGCCCAAGCAGGTGCTCGTCTGA
- a CDS encoding PE family protein gives MAIQPERLAAALTKLQGRGAALQALEAAIAAPPAGLSPASTDEVSALMATQFALHGEAYRAVSAQARAMHEMFVGILAAGAATQPAPDVADS, from the coding sequence ATGGCCATACAGCCGGAGCGGTTGGCGGCGGCGCTGACAAAACTGCAAGGCAGGGGCGCGGCCCTGCAGGCTCTGGAGGCGGCCATCGCCGCCCCGCCGGCCGGGCTTTCCCCGGCGTCCACCGACGAGGTGTCGGCGCTGATGGCGACGCAGTTCGCACTGCACGGCGAGGCCTATCGGGCGGTCAGCGCCCAAGCCCGGGCGATGCACGAGATGTTTGTGGGCATCCTGGCTGCCGGCGCTGCCACGCAGCCAGCGCCTGACGTCGCCGACAGCTAG